A stretch of Alligator mississippiensis isolate rAllMis1 chromosome 14, rAllMis1, whole genome shotgun sequence DNA encodes these proteins:
- the ORAI2 gene encoding protein orai-2 isoform X2, whose amino-acid sequence MSSELNVPVDPSTPACCSEPGTKGMDYRDWVRRSYLELVTSNHHSVQALSWRKLYLSRAKLKASSRTSALLSGFAMDCCLLLKCLSLSHQSILKIHQSTSWKPPLGNMLVAMVEVQLEMQYKYPQMLLIAFSACTTVLVAVHLFALLISTCILPNVEAVSNIHNLNSISESPHERMHLYIELAWGFSTVLGILLFLAEVVLLCWIKFLPVDSIMKNETTIIQQPTGHAGWQAALVSTIIMVPVGLIFVVFTIHFYRSLVRHKTERHNREIEELHKLKVQLDGHDRGLQVV is encoded by the exons ATGAGTTCTGAATTAAATGTTCCAGTGGATCCTTCTACCCCTGCTTGCTGTTCTGAACCAGGCACAAAAGGCATGGATTATCGGGACTGGGTCCGGCGTAGTTATCTGGAACTGGTCACTTCAAATCATCACTCGGTTCAGGCCCTGTCATGGAGAAAACTCTACTTGAGCCGAGCCAAGCTCAAAGCATCCAGCAGAACGTCTGCTTTGCTCTCTGGGTTTGCTATG GATTGTTGTTTACTCCTGAAATGCCTCTCACTGAGTCATCAATCAATCTTAAAGATTCATCAGAGCACATCATGGAAGCCACCCTTAGGGAATATGCTG gtcgCCATGGTGGAAGTGCAGTTAGAGATGCAGTATAAGTATCCCCAAATGCTGCTGATTGCTTTCAGTGCCTGCACAACAGTGCTGGTTGCAGTTCATCTCTTTGCCCTTCTCATCAGCACCTGTATACTACCTAATGTGGAAGCAGTAAGTAACATCCACAACCTGAACTCTATCAGTGAATCCCCACATGAGCGCATGCATCTCTACATAGAGCTGGCTTGGGGTTTCTCTACAGTCTTAGGAATCCTCCTTTTCCTTGCTGAGGTTGTGCTTCTCTGTTGGATAAAATTTCTGCCTGTGGACTCCATTATGAAAAATGAGACTACCATCATTCAGCAGCCCactggccatgctggctggcaagcagcacTGGTTTCTACCATCATCATGGTGCCAGTGGGTCTGATTTTTGTGGTCTTCACCATCCACTTCTACCGGTCTCTCGTCCGGCACAAAACCGAGCGCCATAACCGGGAGATCGAAGAGCTCCACAAACTGAAAGTGCAATTAGATGGACATGACAGAGGGCTGCAGGTGGTGTGA
- the ORAI2 gene encoding protein orai-2 isoform X1, translating into MSSELNVPVDPSTPACCSEPGTKGMDYRDWVRRSYLELVTSNHHSVQALSWRKLYLSRAKLKASSRTSALLSGFAMVAMVEVQLEMQYKYPQMLLIAFSACTTVLVAVHLFALLISTCILPNVEAVSNIHNLNSISESPHERMHLYIELAWGFSTVLGILLFLAEVVLLCWIKFLPVDSIMKNETTIIQQPTGHAGWQAALVSTIIMVPVGLIFVVFTIHFYRSLVRHKTERHNREIEELHKLKVQLDGHDRGLQVV; encoded by the exons ATGAGTTCTGAATTAAATGTTCCAGTGGATCCTTCTACCCCTGCTTGCTGTTCTGAACCAGGCACAAAAGGCATGGATTATCGGGACTGGGTCCGGCGTAGTTATCTGGAACTGGTCACTTCAAATCATCACTCGGTTCAGGCCCTGTCATGGAGAAAACTCTACTTGAGCCGAGCCAAGCTCAAAGCATCCAGCAGAACGTCTGCTTTGCTCTCTGGGTTTGCTATG gtcgCCATGGTGGAAGTGCAGTTAGAGATGCAGTATAAGTATCCCCAAATGCTGCTGATTGCTTTCAGTGCCTGCACAACAGTGCTGGTTGCAGTTCATCTCTTTGCCCTTCTCATCAGCACCTGTATACTACCTAATGTGGAAGCAGTAAGTAACATCCACAACCTGAACTCTATCAGTGAATCCCCACATGAGCGCATGCATCTCTACATAGAGCTGGCTTGGGGTTTCTCTACAGTCTTAGGAATCCTCCTTTTCCTTGCTGAGGTTGTGCTTCTCTGTTGGATAAAATTTCTGCCTGTGGACTCCATTATGAAAAATGAGACTACCATCATTCAGCAGCCCactggccatgctggctggcaagcagcacTGGTTTCTACCATCATCATGGTGCCAGTGGGTCTGATTTTTGTGGTCTTCACCATCCACTTCTACCGGTCTCTCGTCCGGCACAAAACCGAGCGCCATAACCGGGAGATCGAAGAGCTCCACAAACTGAAAGTGCAATTAGATGGACATGACAGAGGGCTGCAGGTGGTGTGA